AGACATTTTGGATAGttctatgcttccaactttgtggggaCAGTTTGGGGTAGACATGCTTGCATGAGTATAGTGTGGATACTGTATTTTTGCGCACGTATGGCCATAAGGGCCATCTTTCTACTCACCTGTCCGTCTGCTCATCTCACCAATGTGGTCTTGTACCAGCCCGGTGTCAAAGAATCTCTTGGAGGGCTCAGTGCCTTGTTGGAAGCCTTCAGGAAGAAGTTCAATGCTGTTGGAGTCTTCAGAGAGCCCAGAGCTAGATGACTCTTTCGGCAAACCTCTCAGAGGCGCGATTGGTAGAGCTTGCAGTCCTGTGAAAACCATTGGTTACATCCTATTTGCATGGAGACGGTCAAGTCAAAATAGTTTTTCTAGGTGAATGATTGCCTATTGTGCTACTATGAGATGTGGGCCATAATTTATGAAATAGTGCAATAAATCAGAAGGGTCAATCTACTGTAATCTCAGTCGTTCAGGAGGTTAATTGCTGTGATTACATGACTGCATGCTGACATCAGCGCTTTTGCTGCAATCGTTATATAATATTCATCAGTCATTTTCTAATTAGGGCCCGAACACCgagcaaaaaatgtgtttactcACGTTTTTCAAGGCATGAaactcaccaaaatttgcaagcACATCAGGCCcggtgaaacatttttatattccgGTGGTTCTAAATACAAACCCTCAAAATACACTCAATTCAAAAACTCAATTGCGCCCCttatacattttgtaataattagCCCTGCCACCGCCGTTTCACGGCCTGTCACAAAATCTGGTGGAGAGGTCTATCATGACGggcgcacagtggtctagtggttagcgtgttggccacacagtcacattgcgattggctggcgaccagcccgcctgtcgcccgaagtcagctgggataggctccagcatacccccgccaccctaatgaggagaagcggcatagaaaatggatggatggatggaggtctATCATGACAGGAAGCACAAAAACGTCTCAAAAACCCTTGTTTGAAAAATAACCAACCAAGGGTTGTACTTTGAAAAACTCCTTTGACCAAACTTTGACCAAAGTTTGGTCAGATGGGCGATAATGAATTGCAAAGGATTTTAGGCTGTCCCAGTAGATGTAGGAGGAGCCTTTGATAACTCACAACACAAAAGCAATACAAAATCCGAATAACTCGGCTTCACATGGCTAGATTTCTATAATAATTGGTGAGTGTGATGAAGATGACACTCTGAAGAGATCCAGATGTCACTTCCTCAATTAATTACTGTGCCATCTGCGTCCTGTACGGTCATCATCTTGCATAAACCCTGTGTCGTGCGGGGAAGCGAGAGCCCGTTCAACACTGCTTGCagctttactgtttttatttaccATCCACAGGTTTTCTAGTTAATTTTTGTAACTGTGAGAAAATACTGtagaataaaatataagacaaaggTCCATCTTGTCATCTGAAGAGCAATATACTACAcagtaaaaatgaaagcatacacatttgcatacatttacattttcctTACCTGACAGTGTCAGGAACAGCAGTGGCGTCACTAACTTGAACATCCTGTAAACACCAAAATAAATAAGGCACAGTGCTATGCTGTGTTGAGAGCTGCAAGTCCTTCAAGTATGCGTTCCTCACCTGAGGTGGCACTGATGAACAGTGAGCAACTCCCAATTGCAAGCAGCCACTGATAAATAGTAGCGGGCCCCCTTGGTTGTAAACTCCAACACAGCCAATAAAAAGTATCAGTTTTAATGAGGTTATTGGTTATCTTCCATATGTTGTGTACTTTGCCCTCTCAGGTCAATGCTGACGCAGGACCAGCTAATAACCCCTCTCGGTACGCCCGCTCAATcaattgaaatactaaagatAAGGTGATAGGTATGTTTATAATTTTAGTTATCTTATTTAGCCACTATATTAGAAACACCCCTGTGTGTGAACTCTACAgccaaaataattatatatttttaaatagataCATATCTGATAGGTTAAATAAACACTGTGTTTTGTTATCCCATAAAGgttattaatattgtttgttGTAGCCTGGAGAGTGAtaattacatactgtattatttgcatatttataaattattgtaGATTTATGGTGAACGAATAAAGGcgagcattttattttttttttttttttaccaaaaatccgcGAATTTGCGTAGCCTTGAATCCGCGGGCTCTAATGTTAGCAGGCGAAGTTTTGAAAACTGCCAACAGCGTTGGTGGTTGCTATGGCGACGTGTTTTAGAGCTGCTGCGACCTCTGCTGGTGAAAGTGgagaaagtgttgtgtttactgttttgtttacattgacTTTTAGCGAAACACGAGATAGACTTTGGTCCAGACACAGTGAAGTTTGGATAACACAAGTCCCTGCTTTTAACGTGTTAAGTTCAATCGCCAGTACATTAAACACTCAAAGCCGCCCAAATAAGCCGGAAAAGGAATATCGTTTTATTccttcaaaataaaggttcAACACTTGCACTTGTCAACCATAGTGCGTTCAGAATCGGGCATAATATTGACATACCCAATTCTTTCAAAAAGGCAAGTAAATGTTCAGCCATGGGCAATATCTAGCCGCTGTGGCTCGAAAAATACGCAACAGTAATAACCTTTATTGTTAAATCACAACCGGAAGTTTATTCCTGCCACTCGTTGCGTTATCAGGAAATGCTTGGACGGTgtcaaacatttattttgtggATACTGGGCAGGTTCAGTCGAGcgagttttgttgtttttggctgAACGGTTTTATCACGACCCGGTCCGCTCTGTCCTGCTCTGCTTTCGCTGTGTTCATACCGTCAACGCGCAGTTGCTGGAAGTAGTCGGTTACGCAATTATTTGTGTGTGAGACATTGACTGAGTAGCTTTAAGTAGCTAGCTAGGTGGCTATCGAGGGAAGGGAGCGAAAGTTTTTGTGGTGTTGAGTTGAATAAGTGCCTTATAGAGTGTGTAGTGGGATATAACATTTGTGGTTCGAATGGCGTTAGTGCTGACAGCGTTCAGAAGAATAGCCCACGCTGGGTTACGTGACTATGCGCGGAGGATGGTGGTAAATTGTGGGGCTCCTCGACGGACGGGTCACAGGAGTTTCGTAACGGGGACGCAGCCACTGAGGTAGGTCGTTGAACTCATTCACAACACATCCGAACTTTATGTACCCACATATAATAGTTAAATTCTACCAACTCTCCTCTATCACGGTTAATTATTAATGTTCATACCAGATGTGAGGGGTGTTCGCTACCTCTGCGAACACTTGGTACTGTCAGCAGGAGGTGTACACTGTCAACCTGCATTTCATGTAGCGCGTGACCTCAGTAACCGTTACATGTTCACAAATATCAAATGTCACAGTATGAGTGCTCGTAAGTGATGTACTTTTTTTCGGTGCTCGTGCAAACTGGTTTTAAAATTGGCCAGATGGCTGAAAAATGTTGCTTAATCTTAGCGCATGGGAGTGACGGCAGTCGGCCGGGTCTACTTGGAAGGTTGCTGGAACCTTGAATGAGACTTGACTCCAGCCCGATGCACAAGGCTGCAGCCACCCATCCTTGTGTGCCGACAGGgcctctttttgttttatttgtgattCATGTAAGTTTGAGCGTTTCTGTTAAACCCTTAAATTGGTTTGTTGTGTGGATATAACATGCACTGAGCAGTTTGGAGTGGTTTACTGCTAAATCCTTGCACCTTAAGGTCAAGTAGTACAAGTAAGAGTCCAGCTATACGGATGTGATTATTGGAATGTTTAAGAAGATTATGCATGGTTTGGCTTACATGTTAGTTAAACGGTCATTGAGTTGAATATTTATGgtgaaaaaaggttttaaaaaataaatagaagtcTTAGGCTGCACGtagtacaaataaaattaaacaaaaatagagcaaaaaggcaaaatgtaaaaagaaaaggcTGTAATGCTGACACTaatttaataacacaaagcttagggctgtcaaaaataacgcgttaacggcggtaactaatttacttTCTCTAGCCGCCTCatgattcgatgcgattacgattcagaggcctgcgatgtcATGATAAaccgattatcgatgcatctatttttttgtgatcaatagtttgtcaattttttatGCATAagtttttctatatataatttctttttactcgctgtgtactactaaaacaaagcatgctTGTAATGATccataattaaaataaacatgaaacagttgaATTTACTTccgttatttttaataattggaaggttacatctaccaacatatttcccattgcacagaaccagcaggaaaagtaaagtatgCGAGTAGCAGCATGCatatggggggggggcggacattcacggtcaggtctggagcaaattaaccacgataaacgagggatcactgtacacAATTTCTGTCACTTTCTCACGTCAGGTCAAACAAAGTAACGGTCCACTTCGTCAATAGAGATGGTGAGAAGATAACAGTTGAAGGATCTCCGGGAGACTCTCTGCTTGACGTCGTCATTAACGAAGACCTTGACTT
Above is a genomic segment from Dunckerocampus dactyliophorus isolate RoL2022-P2 chromosome 1, RoL_Ddac_1.1, whole genome shotgun sequence containing:
- the fdx1 gene encoding adrenodoxin isoform X1; protein product: MALVLTAFRRIAHAGLRDYARRMVVNCGAPRRTGHRSFVTGTQPLRSNKVTVHFVNRDGEKITVEGSPGDSLLDVVINEDLDFDGFGACEGTLACSTCHLIFDEDVYKKLGPVTDEEMDMLDLAYGLTDTSRLGCQICLSRSLEGMVARVPESVADIRQSKDGSS